One Burkholderia pyrrocinia DNA segment encodes these proteins:
- a CDS encoding PhzF family phenazine biosynthesis protein, which produces MIVDIVWWNLDGSEQSIESLRARVDDSTLARWSNVPGMREKHWIADEDKNRWGAIMLWDGERPPAYLLPPNDAQTLIGLPVAERLRFSVEASAASGEIAARMRALEPAAAHTNTHAAAPVHASHPIDYIVVDAFTRTPLEGNPVAVFLIDDPLPAERMQRIAREMNLSEVVFVMPPKQGGDVHVRIFTPVNELPFAGHPLLGTAVALRHVNAQDRFVFETGMGLVPFDVRSDAPGEAYVTMQQPIPTWTRFDRAERLLEALGVEASVLPVEAYRNGPRHVFVTLPDASALSDVHPDHRALAEFEDMSAMCLAPAGDHWRCRMFSPAYGVVEDAATGSAAGPIAIHLARYGLIPWGEPLHILQGVEIKRPSHMHALVDGSEHGIEAVKVSGHGVVVARGRLGV; this is translated from the coding sequence ATGATTGTCGACATCGTTTGGTGGAACCTCGACGGTTCCGAGCAGAGCATCGAATCGCTGAGGGCGCGTGTGGACGACAGCACCCTCGCGCGCTGGTCGAACGTGCCGGGCATGCGCGAGAAGCATTGGATTGCCGACGAGGACAAGAATCGCTGGGGCGCTATCATGCTCTGGGATGGCGAGCGTCCGCCCGCGTATCTACTGCCGCCGAACGATGCGCAGACGCTGATCGGCCTGCCGGTTGCCGAGCGGCTGCGCTTCTCGGTGGAGGCAAGCGCCGCGAGCGGTGAGATCGCGGCGCGCATGCGCGCGCTCGAGCCGGCAGCAGCGCACACGAATACACACGCGGCGGCGCCGGTCCATGCGTCGCATCCCATCGACTACATCGTCGTTGACGCCTTCACGCGCACGCCGCTCGAAGGTAACCCGGTTGCCGTCTTCCTGATCGACGATCCGCTGCCGGCGGAGCGCATGCAGCGGATCGCCCGCGAAATGAATCTGTCGGAAGTGGTGTTCGTGATGCCGCCGAAGCAAGGCGGCGACGTGCACGTGCGCATCTTCACGCCGGTCAACGAGCTGCCGTTCGCGGGCCATCCGCTGCTGGGAACGGCCGTGGCGCTCAGGCACGTCAACGCGCAGGATCGCTTCGTGTTTGAGACGGGCATGGGGCTCGTGCCGTTCGATGTGCGATCCGATGCGCCCGGCGAGGCCTACGTCACCATGCAGCAGCCGATCCCGACGTGGACGCGCTTTGATCGGGCCGAGCGTCTGCTCGAAGCGCTCGGCGTAGAAGCGTCCGTGCTGCCCGTGGAGGCCTATCGAAACGGCCCGCGCCACGTGTTCGTTACGTTGCCCGACGCCTCCGCGCTTTCCGACGTGCATCCGGACCATCGCGCCTTGGCTGAGTTCGAGGATATGTCGGCCATGTGCCTGGCCCCCGCGGGCGACCACTGGCGCTGCCGGATGTTCTCGCCGGCCTACGGTGTCGTGGAGGATGCGGCGACGGGCTCCGCCGCCGGCCCCATCGCCATTCACCTTGCCCGCTACGGACTGATTCCGTGGGGCGAGCCGCTGCACATTCTCCAAGGCGTCGAGATCAAGCGTCCCTCGCACATGCATGCGCTGGTGGATGGCTCGGAGCACGGCATCGAGGCGGTCAAGGTCAGCGGTCACGGTGTCGTCGTCGCGCGCGGCCGCCTGGGCGTCTAG
- a CDS encoding anthranilate synthase family protein yields MNAAPNRNLFDRVQNGQAPCFALIARSTGSAGERATIDVFAGAVSYPSSLAELPLAAPTKAGADRQELLVLVPYRQLHERGFKTHDDGAPLVAITCDEHETVSAPLALAAIPDVDTALGDRHFDIDDETYAQIVERVITDEIGTGAGSNFVIKRTLEGDLDDYSPAKALAVFKRLMRREVGAYWIFVIHTGERTFVGATPERHLTLHEGRATMNPISGTYRYPQSGPTIDGINAFLGDRKESDELYMVLDEELKMMARICPAGGQVTGPHLREMARLAHTEYFIVGHTEADVRDLLRETMFAPTVTGSPIESATRVIVRHEQAGRGYYSGIAALIGRDARGKRTLDSAILIRTAEIDRAGHVRIGVGSTLVRHSDAASEVMETHAKVAALSNAFDPPEAGPVLGQHPSVQAALRERNKGIADFWFRPYGARQREMADELAELSGRRALIIDAEDHFTAMIAQQLSSLGLATEVRGVHDAVDLARYDIVVMGPGPGNPSDVGDPRIARLYTWLRHLIDEGKPFMAVCLSHQVLNAILGIPLVRREVPNQGIQVEIDLFGRRERVGFYNTYVARTAGDEMEIDGVGALAISRDPRTGEVHALRGPTFSSMQFHAESVLTVDGPRILGEAITHAIRREKRATALTA; encoded by the coding sequence ATGAACGCCGCTCCGAACCGCAACCTTTTCGATCGCGTCCAGAATGGACAAGCGCCGTGCTTCGCGTTGATCGCACGTTCGACGGGTAGCGCTGGGGAGCGCGCGACTATCGACGTCTTCGCCGGCGCGGTTTCCTATCCGTCCTCCCTGGCCGAGCTTCCGTTGGCCGCGCCGACGAAGGCGGGCGCGGACCGTCAGGAGCTGCTTGTGCTCGTGCCATACCGGCAGCTGCACGAGCGCGGCTTCAAAACACACGACGACGGCGCTCCGCTCGTCGCCATCACCTGCGACGAGCACGAAACGGTGTCCGCGCCGCTTGCGCTCGCTGCCATTCCCGATGTCGATACCGCGCTCGGCGATCGTCACTTCGATATCGACGACGAAACCTACGCCCAGATCGTCGAGCGCGTCATCACCGACGAGATCGGCACCGGCGCGGGCTCGAACTTCGTCATCAAGCGCACCCTCGAGGGCGATCTCGACGACTATTCGCCCGCCAAGGCGCTGGCGGTCTTCAAGCGTCTGATGCGCCGGGAAGTCGGCGCGTATTGGATCTTCGTGATTCATACCGGGGAGCGCACGTTCGTCGGCGCCACGCCGGAGCGCCACCTGACGCTGCATGAAGGCCGCGCGACGATGAACCCGATCAGCGGGACTTATCGATATCCGCAGAGCGGGCCGACGATCGACGGGATCAACGCTTTTCTCGGCGATCGCAAGGAATCCGACGAGCTGTACATGGTGCTCGACGAGGAGCTCAAGATGATGGCGCGCATCTGCCCGGCCGGTGGGCAGGTCACGGGGCCGCATTTGCGCGAGATGGCGCGGCTCGCCCACACCGAATATTTCATCGTCGGGCACACCGAGGCCGATGTCCGCGATTTGCTGCGCGAAACGATGTTTGCGCCGACGGTCACCGGCAGTCCGATCGAAAGCGCGACCCGCGTGATCGTGCGGCACGAGCAGGCCGGCCGCGGCTACTACAGCGGCATTGCAGCGCTGATCGGCCGCGATGCGCGCGGCAAGCGCACGCTCGACTCCGCCATCCTGATCCGCACCGCGGAGATCGACCGCGCCGGCCACGTTCGCATCGGCGTCGGCTCGACGCTCGTCCGGCATTCGGACGCGGCATCGGAAGTGATGGAGACGCATGCCAAGGTGGCCGCGCTATCGAACGCATTCGATCCGCCGGAAGCCGGCCCGGTGCTCGGACAGCATCCATCGGTGCAGGCGGCGCTGCGCGAGCGCAACAAAGGCATCGCGGACTTCTGGTTTCGGCCATATGGCGCGCGACAACGCGAGATGGCCGATGAGTTGGCTGAGTTAAGCGGCCGCCGCGCGCTCATCATCGACGCCGAAGATCACTTCACGGCGATGATCGCCCAGCAACTGTCGTCGCTCGGCCTCGCCACCGAAGTGCGCGGCGTTCACGACGCGGTGGACCTTGCGCGTTACGACATCGTCGTCATGGGGCCGGGCCCGGGAAACCCGAGCGACGTCGGCGATCCGCGCATCGCTCGCCTCTATACGTGGCTGCGGCATCTCATCGACGAGGGCAAGCCGTTCATGGCCGTCTGCCTGAGCCATCAGGTCCTGAACGCCATCCTCGGCATTCCGCTCGTGCGGCGCGAGGTGCCCAATCAGGGCATCCAGGTCGAGATCGATCTGTTCGGCCGGCGTGAGCGCGTGGGCTTTTACAACACGTATGTCGCGCGGACCGCAGGGGACGAAATGGAAATCGACGGCGTCGGCGCGCTGGCCATCAGCCGCGATCCGCGCACGGGCGAAGTGCATGCCTTGCGCGGTCCAACGTTCAGCTCGATGCAATTCCATGCCGAATCGGTCTTGACCGTCGATGGGCCGCGCATTCTCGGCGAAGCCATCACACACGCGATACGCCGCGAAAAACGCGCGACCGCGTTGACGGCCTGA
- a CDS encoding isochorismatase family protein has product MSWRVDPSRALLLIHDMQNYFLSPLPPTLRETLTTNVASLRKRCKQAGIPVAYTAHPGRMTEKERGLLRDFWGPGMETKPADRDVAEAVGPSPEDWMLTKWRYSAFFRTGLRERMQESGRDQLMLCGVYAHIGVMMSAVDAFTNDIQPFFVADGVADFSEDHHHQALEYVARRCGKVVSTEEALA; this is encoded by the coding sequence GTGTCATGGCGTGTCGATCCATCGCGCGCGTTGCTGCTCATTCATGACATGCAGAACTATTTCCTTTCTCCGTTGCCGCCGACGCTGCGCGAGACGTTGACGACCAACGTCGCGTCGCTGCGCAAACGGTGCAAGCAGGCCGGCATTCCCGTCGCATACACGGCCCATCCCGGGCGCATGACGGAGAAGGAACGCGGTTTGCTGCGCGATTTTTGGGGGCCGGGCATGGAGACGAAGCCGGCCGATCGGGACGTCGCCGAGGCCGTCGGCCCGTCTCCGGAGGACTGGATGCTCACGAAGTGGCGCTACAGCGCATTTTTTCGCACCGGCCTGCGCGAGCGCATGCAGGAGAGCGGTCGCGATCAGCTGATGCTGTGTGGAGTCTACGCGCACATCGGCGTAATGATGTCGGCCGTCGATGCGTTCACGAACGACATTCAACCGTTCTTCGTCGCCGATGGCGTGGCGGATTTTTCCGAAGACCATCATCACCAGGCCCTGGAATACGTGGCCCGGCGCTGCGGCAAGGTGGTGAGCACCGAGGAGGCGCTGGCATGA
- a CDS encoding PhzA/PhzB family protein — MSDVESLENQSETHAHVAVRQHNRKIVEQYMHTRGEARLKRHLLFAEDGVGGLWTTDSGQPIVIRGREKLGEHAVWSLQCFPDWVWTDIQIFETQDPNWFWVECRGEGAIIFPGYPQGHYRNHFLHSFRFENGLIKEQREFMNPCEQFRSLGIEVPEVRRDGLPS; from the coding sequence ATGTCAGACGTCGAATCCCTCGAAAACCAGTCGGAAACTCACGCGCACGTCGCGGTCCGGCAGCACAACCGCAAGATCGTCGAGCAGTACATGCACACGCGTGGCGAAGCGCGGCTCAAGCGCCACCTGCTGTTCGCGGAAGATGGCGTCGGCGGTCTGTGGACTACCGACAGCGGCCAGCCGATCGTGATTCGCGGCCGCGAGAAGCTCGGCGAGCACGCCGTGTGGTCGCTGCAATGCTTCCCCGACTGGGTCTGGACCGACATCCAGATCTTCGAGACGCAAGACCCGAACTGGTTCTGGGTCGAGTGCCGCGGCGAAGGCGCGATTATTTTCCCCGGCTACCCCCAAGGCCATTACCGCAATCACTTCCTTCACTCGTTCCGCTTCGAAAACGGACTGATCAAGGAACAGCGCGAATTCATGAACCCTTGCGAGCAATTCCGTTCGTTGGGTATCGAGGTTCCCGAAGTGCGCCGGGATGGTCTACCGAGCTAA
- a CDS encoding acyl-CoA dehydrogenase family protein, which yields MTNERTLQKGNSAGHDAIALDDSVAEHEQLIAKAAEVASVLAEESRAADTERRLSERAVAAITEAGLMRLFTPRRLGGYEAGPATLLDVCYELGRGCCSASWVTSVLNMGNYMIAHFPESTQDDVWGGNRDTRTALIIAPSRAQVERVDGGVVVTGEWAYASGSLHAEWIGALIPKGVDADDETINLVLMPMSELEVRDSWHITGMRGTGSNTVVANRLFIPRHRVTPYAPIVQGRSRLPSERHRLYSGAFSGLLSIGLLGPQLGAIVNALELVRNQAHERRVASSTFKSQAVSPAFQTDLAEASMMIDGARLHARRIVETVEHHALAGVLPDEVTRSRFRMESTRVTRLCREAIDRLMTAYGSAAFMESNPLQLIWRDLNVASRHAGFGMGIPQLVYGRALVGLDPREISYLV from the coding sequence ATGACAAATGAACGCACATTGCAGAAAGGGAATTCGGCCGGACATGATGCCATTGCGCTCGATGACTCGGTGGCCGAGCATGAGCAATTGATCGCGAAGGCGGCAGAAGTCGCCAGCGTGCTCGCGGAAGAATCGCGCGCTGCCGATACCGAGCGCCGCCTGTCCGAGCGTGCCGTCGCCGCCATTACCGAGGCGGGGCTGATGCGGCTCTTCACACCGCGCCGGCTCGGCGGCTACGAAGCGGGTCCCGCCACGCTGCTCGACGTCTGCTACGAGTTGGGGCGCGGCTGCTGCTCGGCGTCGTGGGTCACGAGCGTGCTCAACATGGGCAACTACATGATCGCCCACTTCCCCGAGAGCACGCAGGACGACGTGTGGGGCGGCAACCGCGACACGCGCACCGCGCTCATCATTGCGCCTTCGCGCGCCCAGGTCGAACGCGTCGACGGCGGTGTCGTGGTGACGGGAGAGTGGGCTTACGCATCCGGCAGCCTGCACGCCGAATGGATCGGCGCGCTGATCCCGAAAGGCGTCGATGCCGACGACGAGACGATCAACCTGGTCCTCATGCCGATGAGCGAGCTCGAAGTCCGAGACTCCTGGCATATCACGGGCATGCGCGGCACCGGCAGCAACACCGTCGTGGCGAACCGGCTGTTCATTCCGCGCCATCGCGTGACGCCTTACGCGCCGATCGTGCAGGGCCGGTCCCGCCTGCCGTCGGAACGGCACCGTCTATATAGCGGCGCGTTCTCGGGCTTGCTGTCGATCGGTCTGCTCGGACCGCAGCTCGGGGCGATCGTAAACGCGCTGGAACTCGTGCGCAATCAGGCTCACGAGCGCCGCGTCGCCTCGTCCACGTTCAAGAGCCAGGCTGTTTCGCCCGCGTTCCAGACCGATCTCGCCGAAGCGTCGATGATGATCGACGGCGCGCGGCTGCACGCCCGCCGCATCGTCGAAACGGTCGAACACCATGCACTGGCCGGCGTCCTGCCCGATGAAGTGACGCGTTCGCGCTTTCGGATGGAATCGACGCGCGTCACGCGCCTGTGCCGAGAGGCCATCGATCGCCTCATGACGGCCTACGGAAGCGCCGCCTTCATGGAATCCAATCCGCTGCAGTTGATCTGGCGCGATCTGAACGTGGCGAGCCGCCACGCGGGCTTCGGGATGGGCATTCCGCAACTCGTCTACGGTCGCGCGCTCGTAGGCCTCGATCCGCGCGAAATCAGCTACCTCGTGTAA
- a CDS encoding NADPH-dependent F420 reductase, whose translation MKIGFIGAGAVAQSIARSAIQAGHEVALSARRGPQALGDIVAGLGPNASADTVQEVARLELVVLAVPWLQVPSALDGLPNWAGRILVDTTNPFTQLEPELVLADLGGTGASEIVAAHAPEARVVKAFNAIRMEHYDKGPKFHDGKRVIFVSGDDQDAKAVVIGLVNDFGYASVDLGGLVSGGRIQQAGGPIAGHDWVVA comes from the coding sequence ATGAAGATTGGTTTTATTGGAGCCGGTGCTGTAGCGCAGTCCATCGCCCGGAGTGCCATTCAAGCAGGACATGAGGTTGCCTTGAGCGCTCGTCGTGGGCCACAGGCTTTGGGCGATATCGTGGCCGGACTCGGTCCGAACGCGTCGGCAGATACGGTCCAGGAGGTGGCTCGGCTCGAGCTGGTCGTGCTCGCCGTTCCATGGCTTCAAGTCCCGTCGGCCCTGGATGGGCTGCCCAATTGGGCAGGTCGCATTCTGGTGGATACCACCAACCCTTTTACGCAACTCGAGCCTGAGCTCGTTCTGGCGGACTTGGGGGGCACGGGCGCCAGCGAGATCGTCGCGGCACACGCGCCAGAGGCTCGCGTCGTCAAGGCGTTCAATGCTATCCGCATGGAGCACTACGACAAGGGCCCGAAGTTTCATGACGGAAAACGCGTCATCTTCGTCTCCGGTGACGACCAGGACGCAAAGGCGGTGGTGATCGGACTCGTCAACGATTTTGGCTACGCATCCGTGGATCTTGGCGGTCTGGTTTCGGGCGGTCGCATACAGCAAGCGGGTGGTCCGATTGCTGGCCACGACTGGGTCGTCGCATAG
- a CDS encoding zinc-dependent alcohol dehydrogenase family protein, producing MRAIQNTAFGDPVETLKLVDLPEPASIGPDEVLIAMEYAPINGNDLAVITNRFAYSTPLPSIVGNEGVGRVLQVGSNVSNVKVGDRVLPPLYALTWRERLVIPAKGLIALPASVDPRQLAMLRINPPTAVLLLGRFVDLKEGDWIVQNAANSGIGRTVIALAKKRGLRTINFVRRPELVKELEEAGGDIVLVDEPGATDKAKAAVGPGNVRLAIDGLSGSAAVRLIDVLSQNGTLVSYAFTSGELIIPLKVVDLHLRGIVVRGIYIDLPEYLPYIMDAIKESAELMARGELELPVAAVYPLADFQKAVAHAIKGGKVLLDLRSSN from the coding sequence ATGCGTGCTATCCAGAACACCGCTTTCGGCGACCCCGTCGAGACTCTGAAACTCGTTGATCTTCCGGAGCCGGCCAGCATCGGCCCGGATGAAGTCCTGATTGCGATGGAGTATGCCCCCATCAACGGCAATGACCTGGCCGTCATCACGAATCGCTTCGCCTACTCGACTCCGCTGCCCTCGATCGTGGGCAACGAAGGCGTCGGGCGAGTTCTGCAGGTAGGCTCGAATGTCTCCAACGTGAAGGTCGGCGACCGCGTATTGCCCCCGCTTTATGCGTTGACCTGGCGCGAGCGCCTGGTGATCCCGGCCAAGGGGCTGATTGCGCTGCCTGCTAGCGTCGATCCACGTCAACTGGCCATGCTGCGCATCAATCCTCCTACGGCCGTACTTCTGCTCGGGCGCTTTGTTGACCTCAAAGAAGGCGACTGGATCGTGCAAAATGCGGCCAACTCCGGCATCGGCCGCACGGTGATCGCGTTGGCGAAGAAGCGCGGTCTGCGGACCATCAACTTCGTACGTCGTCCTGAACTGGTCAAGGAACTGGAAGAAGCCGGTGGGGACATCGTTCTCGTCGACGAGCCGGGCGCCACTGACAAAGCCAAGGCCGCGGTCGGTCCGGGCAACGTCCGTCTGGCCATCGACGGCCTGAGCGGTTCGGCTGCGGTGCGCCTGATCGACGTGCTGTCGCAAAACGGTACGCTGGTGAGCTATGCGTTCACAAGCGGCGAGCTGATCATTCCGCTCAAGGTCGTGGACCTGCATCTGCGCGGCATCGTCGTGCGCGGCATATACATCGACCTTCCCGAATATCTGCCGTACATCATGGACGCAATCAAGGAGTCTGCCGAGCTGATGGCTCGCGGCGAGCTTGAGCTGCCTGTGGCTGCCGTCTATCCGCTTGCGGACTTCCAAAAGGCCGTCGCGCACGCAATCAAGGGTGGCAAGGTGCTGCTCGACTTGCGCTCATCGAACTGA
- a CDS encoding alcohol dehydrogenase catalytic domain-containing protein: MQRIVHTNHGEPAEVLTLEAFSDAPSLVSGAALVRVSAAPVHPGDLLGVSASPAFGAAPLIPRGGRVPGVEGVGVVEALAADIDPSHRIQIGTRVAFFPVNGAWSSRIAAPVQSLIPVPDEVGDEVAAQMLVNTLTARLAMRAGHNALPEDKREDVTVIQTAANSAVGRLLTHLLVEVGVNPILLVGSAASAQALKAARPNLSVIVTENQGWKDELRDELANKPVYVAFDGVGGALLPDVAGFLARGGAIISYGSLGGAATDIRSIAPQALTIKGVSLFSWQFEAATLREADLAKAVEFARNFPSLFPVAERYQASDYLRALEHTYRRGRTGMVLLAF, encoded by the coding sequence ATGCAGCGAATTGTTCACACCAACCATGGCGAGCCCGCCGAGGTGCTCACGCTGGAAGCATTTTCCGATGCCCCTTCTCTTGTGAGCGGAGCGGCCCTTGTGCGTGTGTCCGCCGCACCGGTTCATCCGGGCGACTTGCTGGGCGTCTCGGCTTCCCCCGCCTTCGGGGCGGCTCCCCTCATCCCGAGGGGAGGTCGAGTGCCCGGCGTCGAAGGTGTAGGGGTGGTGGAAGCGCTGGCCGCTGACATTGACCCTTCACACCGGATTCAGATCGGCACACGTGTGGCCTTCTTTCCCGTCAACGGTGCCTGGAGTTCCAGGATCGCCGCACCTGTCCAGTCGCTGATACCCGTGCCCGATGAAGTGGGCGATGAGGTCGCAGCGCAGATGTTGGTCAACACGTTGACGGCACGCCTTGCGATGAGGGCTGGTCACAACGCGTTGCCTGAAGACAAGCGCGAAGATGTCACGGTTATTCAGACGGCTGCCAATTCCGCCGTCGGAAGGCTGCTCACTCATCTGCTCGTCGAAGTGGGCGTCAATCCGATCCTGCTCGTTGGCTCCGCGGCGAGCGCGCAAGCGCTTAAAGCTGCTCGCCCCAACCTTTCTGTCATCGTCACGGAGAACCAGGGCTGGAAGGACGAGCTTCGAGATGAGCTTGCGAACAAGCCCGTTTACGTGGCGTTCGATGGCGTCGGCGGCGCGCTATTGCCCGACGTAGCGGGCTTCCTGGCCCGGGGCGGAGCGATCATTAGCTACGGCTCCCTGGGAGGAGCGGCGACGGACATTCGTTCCATCGCCCCTCAAGCGCTGACCATCAAGGGGGTGTCGTTGTTCAGCTGGCAATTCGAAGCTGCGACGTTACGCGAAGCGGACCTGGCCAAGGCGGTCGAGTTCGCACGCAACTTCCCGAGCCTTTTCCCAGTAGCGGAACGATATCAGGCAAGCGACTACCTGCGAGCGCTTGAACATACGTACCGCAGGGGAAGGACCGGCATGGTGCTGCTCGCGTTCTAG
- a CDS encoding TetR/AcrR family transcriptional regulator — translation MKLFWEHGYEGASFDQLIHAMGISPSSFYNSFGSKEQLYKETTDAYLSMSEVWFAGRLFGTADTREAFKKLLDATVVEFTRDSHPSGCMISLAGTHLPPELASIRETMAEHRANAEEMMAQRLRKGVEDGDLPPDTDVPALAAFYSAVTRGMAVQARDGGGPQKLNAIADVAMQAWPAQSGRVRSAKPRGTRVV, via the coding sequence ATGAAGCTCTTCTGGGAGCATGGATACGAAGGAGCCTCCTTTGACCAGTTGATCCATGCCATGGGGATCAGCCCCTCGAGCTTCTACAACTCGTTTGGCAGCAAGGAGCAGCTTTACAAGGAAACGACTGACGCATACCTGAGCATGTCCGAAGTCTGGTTCGCTGGCAGACTGTTCGGCACGGCCGACACGCGAGAAGCATTCAAGAAGCTTCTCGATGCTACCGTCGTGGAGTTCACTCGAGACAGCCACCCATCGGGCTGCATGATCTCTCTGGCCGGCACTCACCTGCCGCCCGAACTCGCTTCTATTCGTGAGACGATGGCCGAGCACCGCGCAAACGCTGAAGAGATGATGGCGCAGCGGTTGCGCAAGGGGGTCGAAGACGGCGACTTACCGCCTGACACCGACGTGCCTGCACTTGCTGCCTTCTACAGCGCCGTGACCCGCGGAATGGCCGTCCAGGCACGCGACGGAGGCGGCCCGCAAAAGCTGAACGCGATCGCAGATGTCGCCATGCAAGCATGGCCAGCTCAAAGCGGTCGGGTGAGATCTGCAAAGCCCCGGGGAACTCGCGTTGTCTGA
- a CDS encoding MFS transporter yields the protein MTAPLPEPTPIPPSPLPANLFRHAPFQRFWGTRVMSSLAFQILSVAIGWYVYALTHSAFALGLVGLAQFVPMFALTLVVGQVADRYDRRRIATICQGVEALAAGVFLLGAAQGWLAAPAVYALAAIVGTARAFESPSVSSLLPAVVPRTDLPRATALSTSANQAAQILGPAFGGLLYGVGAPVAFGTSVVAFAIAAVLSGTIPLRSAPPAREPVTLRSVFSGIAFIRREPAILGALSLDLFAVLFGGATALLPIYARDILQVGPWGLGALRAAPAVGALAGTLWLTRFPLKGRPGRAMFGGVIAFGIATIVFGFSRHFAVSLVALAALGASDVVSVVVRLSLVQLRTPDDMLGRVSAVNSLFIGTSNQLGEFESGVTAAWWGAPTAIVVGGAATIAVALAWMRLFPQLTNMRSLERDV from the coding sequence ATGACCGCCCCCTTACCCGAACCCACCCCCATCCCTCCATCCCCGTTACCCGCGAACCTGTTCCGTCACGCCCCGTTCCAGCGCTTCTGGGGCACACGCGTGATGTCGTCCCTGGCCTTCCAGATCCTGTCGGTCGCGATCGGCTGGTACGTGTACGCGCTCACGCACAGCGCGTTCGCACTCGGCCTCGTCGGTCTCGCGCAGTTCGTGCCGATGTTCGCGCTGACGCTCGTCGTCGGGCAGGTGGCCGACCGCTACGACCGCCGGCGCATCGCGACGATCTGCCAGGGCGTCGAGGCGCTGGCCGCCGGCGTGTTCCTGCTCGGCGCCGCGCAAGGGTGGCTGGCCGCACCGGCCGTGTATGCGCTCGCGGCGATCGTCGGCACGGCCCGTGCGTTCGAGTCGCCGTCGGTCTCGTCGCTGCTGCCGGCCGTCGTGCCGCGCACCGACCTGCCGCGCGCGACCGCGCTGTCGACGTCCGCGAACCAGGCCGCGCAGATCCTCGGGCCCGCGTTCGGCGGGCTGCTTTACGGTGTCGGTGCGCCCGTTGCGTTCGGCACGAGCGTCGTGGCATTCGCGATCGCGGCCGTGCTGAGCGGCACGATTCCGCTGCGCAGCGCGCCGCCTGCGCGCGAGCCGGTTACGCTGCGCTCGGTGTTTTCGGGGATCGCGTTCATCCGGCGCGAACCGGCGATCCTCGGCGCGCTGTCGCTCGACCTGTTCGCGGTGCTGTTCGGCGGCGCCACCGCGCTACTGCCGATCTACGCGCGCGATATCCTGCAGGTCGGCCCCTGGGGGCTCGGTGCGCTGCGCGCGGCGCCCGCGGTCGGCGCGCTCGCGGGCACGCTGTGGCTCACGCGTTTTCCGCTGAAGGGGCGGCCCGGCCGCGCGATGTTCGGCGGCGTGATCGCGTTCGGTATCGCGACGATCGTGTTCGGGTTTTCGCGGCACTTCGCGGTGTCGCTCGTGGCGCTGGCCGCGCTTGGCGCGTCGGACGTGGTCAGCGTCGTCGTGCGCCTGTCGCTCGTGCAGCTTCGTACGCCCGACGACATGCTCGGGCGCGTGAGCGCGGTCAATTCGCTGTTCATCGGCACGTCGAACCAGCTCGGCGAATTCGAATCGGGCGTGACGGCAGCATGGTGGGGCGCGCCGACGGCGATCGTCGTCGGCGGTGCCGCGACGATTGCCGTCGCGCTCGCGTGGATGAGGCTGTTTCCCCAGCTCACGAACATGAGGTCGCTCGAGCGCGACGTGTGA
- a CDS encoding YbjQ family protein, with amino-acid sequence MTDTTRSIDDLSPARVTTAFDLPGHTTVRSLGVAQGIVVRSRSIVGSFGASLQTIFGGNITLYTSLCEKARQQAFDKMLADARKLGANAIVAMRYDSTEIGSGVTEVICYGTAVRVTQDA; translated from the coding sequence ATGACCGACACCACCCGCTCCATCGACGATCTGTCGCCCGCTCGCGTCACGACCGCATTCGACCTGCCCGGCCACACCACCGTTCGCTCGCTCGGCGTCGCACAGGGCATCGTCGTGCGTTCGCGCTCGATCGTCGGCTCGTTCGGCGCATCGCTGCAGACGATCTTCGGCGGCAACATCACGCTCTATACGTCGCTGTGCGAGAAGGCGCGCCAGCAGGCGTTCGACAAGATGCTCGCCGATGCGCGCAAGCTTGGCGCGAACGCGATCGTCGCGATGCGCTACGACTCGACCGAGATCGGGTCGGGCGTCACGGAAGTGATCTGCTACGGCACGGCCGTGCGCGTGACGCAGGACGCGTGA